The stretch of DNA CTCGCGACCACGAAGTTCGACCACGTGCTGGTCAGCCCACTTCGACGCGCTCGACAGACTTGCGAATTGGCTGGTTGTGACGAGCATGCCGAAATCGAACCGCATCTGGTCGAATGGGCCAATGGTGACTATGAAGGGCGAACTCACGCCGATGTGTTCAAGCAACGTCCGGGTTGGAACTTGTTCGTCGACGGATGCCCCAATGGCGAATCGCCCGATGACATTTCGGCACGAGCCGACGAATTGATCGAGCGGCTCATCAGCCTGGACGGAAACGTTGCCTTGTTCTCGCACAGTCACTTTGGCCGCGTGTTGGGGGTTCGTTGGATCGGTTTGCCCGTTCAGGCCGGTCAGCATTTCATCTTGGACACCGCGTCGATCAGTGTGTTGTGTTTCCAACACGCTCGCGAGGATGAATATGGGCGCGATCCTGCTATCGAGTCGTGGAATGGTTAAGTGGTTCCATGAATGCAATCAATGAAAATGAAAACGCCATCCTCGGGCTCACTCAGGCCGAAGCGAATCGGCGTTTGGGACAGTTTGGTCCGAATGAATTACCCGAAGCAACGACTAGTGTTCTGCTGAAGTTGCTCTCCTATTTCTGGGGACCGATCCCATGGATGATAGAGATCGCAGCCATTCTTTCGCTGGTCGTTCAGCACTGGGCCGATTTCGCGATCATTTCTGTTTTGTTGATCGTCAACGCGGCCGTTGGTTTCTGGGAGGAGTTTCAAGCTGGCAATGCCGTTGCGGCTCTCAAGTCTCAATTGGCTCTTCAAGCTCGTGTCAAACGCGATGGCCGATGGACGACTCTTGCTGCCCGAGAACTGGTCCCCGGCGATTGCATTCGACTTCGTCTAGGCGACATCGTACCTGCCGACGCTGATTTGTTGGCTAGTGGATTGGCGAATGCGGATTTGACGGATACGGATTTGACGAGCACGGATTTGACGAGGACGGATTTGACGAGGACGGATTTGACGAGGACGGATTCCGGGCAGGATTGTTCAGTGGATGTTGACCAATCTGCGCTCACGGGTGAGTCCTTGCCAGTCACGCGGAAACCCGGCGAGACGGTGTACTCCGGATCGATCATCAAGCAGGGAGAGATCGACGCGATTGTCAGGGCGACTGGTGCTGAAACGTACTTTGGTAAAACGGCTCAACTGGTTCAATCCGCTCATACGACTAGTCACTTTCAAAAAGCGGTGCTGCGGATCGGCAACTTCCTAATCGCGATTGCCGTGATCATGGTCGCGTTCATTTTGATGGTCGCGTTGTTTCGTGGTGATCCGATCACTGAAACGTTGCAATTTGCGCTGGTGTTGACCGTCGCCGCAATTCCCGTCGCCATGCCGACCGTTTTATCGGTCACGATGGCCGTAGGTGCGAAAACGCTGGCTCGCGGTCAAGCAATCGTCAGCCGATTGGCGTCGATCGAAGAACTCGCCGGAATGGACGTTCTTTGCAGCGACAAGACTGGCACATTGACACAAAACAGGCTGACCCTCGGCGAACCGTTTCTGATGGACGGCATTACCAAGGACGAAATTTTGCTCGCCGCATGCCTTGCTTCCCGAGTCGAGAACAAGGATCCCATCGACAGCGCTATCTTGGAAGGTTGTGGCGATGTTCCCATCGACTTTTACCAAGTTCGCCAATTTCGACCTTTTGATCCCGTTCACAAACGAACCGAAGCGGCAGTGCAAGCCAAAGATGGTGGCAGGTTCAAGACTAGCAAAGGTGCGCCGCAAGTTATTTTGAATCTGGTCTCGAACGTCGACGCCATTCGGCAACCAGTTCAAGCCGCGATCGACAACTTTGCATCCCGAGGTTTCCGTGCTCTAGGCGTAGCCCAATACGATGACGTCAACGGTTGGAGGTTTCTTGGAGTGCTGCCATTGTCGGATCCACCACGTGATGATTCCAAATCGACGATCGCGGCGGCTCGTCAAATGGGATGCACGGTGAAGATGGTCACCGGCGACCAGTTGGCGATCGGGCGCGAAGTGGCGACTCAGCTCGACATGGGATCAAATCTGATTGACGCCGAGATTTTTCAAGAGACAAGCTACAGCGAATCCGCTCAGGTCGACGACATGATCGAGAATGCGGATGGTTTTGCACAGGTCTTCCCCGAGCACAAATTCCATATTGTCGATGTGTTGCAAAAGCATGGTCACATCGTAGGCATGACCGGCGATGGCGTGAACGACGCTCCGGCGCTGAAGAAGGCCGATTGCGGCATTGCGGTTTCCGGAGCAACCGACGCGGCCCGAGCTGCCGCCGACATTGTGCTGATGGCGCCCGGTTTGTCGGTAGTCATCGACGCCATCGAAGAAGCCCGTAAAATCTTCCAACGGATGAACAGCTACGCGATTTACCGAATCGCTGAAACGATTCGCGTGCTGGTGTTCATGACCTTGTCGATTCTGGTGTTCAACTTCTACCCGGTGACCGCGGTCATGATCGTGTTGTTGGCGTTACTGAACGACGGAGCAATTTTGTCGATCGCTTACGACCGAGTGCGATGTTCGGACAAACCCGAGCATTGGGACATGCGATCTGTCCTGGGTGTATCGAGCGTGCTGGGGCTCGCCGGCGTGGCAGCTTCGTTCGGTTTGTTCTATCTTGCTGAACGCGTCTATCAAGTCGATCGTGAAACGATTCAATCGTTGATGTACTTAAAATTATCTGTCGCTGGTCACCTTACCGTCTTCGCAACGCGCACTCGAGGTCCGTTCTGGTCAATTCGGCCAGCAAAAGTGCTGTTCATCGCAGTCGTCGGAACTCAGGTCATTGCAACGTTGATCGCCGTTTACGGAATTTTGATGGCTCCGATCGGATGGAAGGTGGCGGCACTGATATGGTGTTACGCTCTCGCATGCTTTCTGGTGAACGACCAACTGAAATTGATTGCGTATCGAATGTTCGGAAGTCCTCAATCTACGACCAACTCATGAAGACCTGGTCCCAATCCGAAGGCACGCCGTATCCCCTTGGCGCGTTTTGGGTCGCCGAAGACCAAGCCTATAACTTTTCGATCTACTCGCGTCACGCGGAAGTGGTGCACTTGCTGCTTTATTCTGAGCAAGACACAACGCATCCGATGTTGGAAGTCGCGCTCGACTACTTAACGAACAAGTCCGGTCCGGTTTGGCATTGTCGCGTCGACCAATCGGACGCGGCTGGCGCGGCGTACTACGGATACCGAATTGACGGGCCGGCACCCCAGGGACGGTACGATTGGCACTGCTTTGACTTCGAGAAAATCCTGCTTGATCCTTGTGCTCGCAGCGTTCACTTTCCGGAATCATTCAGCCGAGCCGCCGCATGTCGGCCGGGTTCCAACGCGGGACAAGCACCGCTTGGCGTTTTGCCAACTCAGCTTTGCGAAGTGGATTGGAAAGACGACAAGCAACCGCGGCACGATAGTGATTTGGTAATTTACGAATTGCACGTCAAAGGATTCACTCAGCATCCAAGTTCTGGCGTTCCGGAATTGCACCGTGGGACCTTTCTCGGTGTGGTCGACAAGATTCCGTATCTGGTTGACCTTGGCATCACGGCGGTTGAACTGATGCCGGTGTTTCAGTTCGATCCGGATGACGATAATTACTGGGGCTACATGCCGATGAATTTTTATTCGCCGCATCATGCCTACGCCACCAATCCTTTTGCTTGCGATGTCCAAGCGGAGTTCTGCACGATGGTCCGCGAGCTTCATGCGGCTGGAATCGAAGTCATTCTAGACGTGGTCTATAACCACACCTGCGAAGGAGATCACACGGGCCCCACCTATAGCTTCAAGGGAATCGACAGTAGTTCCGCTTACATCATGACCGGCAACGCCGCGGCTCCCTTTGCCAATTACAGCGGCACGGGCAACACGATGCACACCGCCAACCGAGCTGTCCGTCGACACATCGTCGACAGCTTGCGGTTCTGGGATAGCGAGATGCACATTGATGGGTTTCGCTTCGACCTTGCGTCTATCTTTACACGCAACAGCGACGGTTCCATCAATTTGGACGACCCGCCCATTGTTAGCGAGATCGGCACCAATGCCGATCTCACAAACAACCGTCTCATCGCGGAGCCTTGGGATGCGGGTGGCGAATTTCAACTTGGCCAAAAGTTTCCCGGCCAGCGTTGGATGCAATGGAACGCTCATTACCGCGACACGTTGCAGCGATTCGTTCGCGGCGACAAGGGCTTCATCCCCGAGTTGATGACTCGATTGTACGGCAGTGCGGATCTGTTTCCCGATGATCGTTACCACGCTTTGCAACCTCCATTAAGCATCAACTACATCACCTCACATGACGGTTCGACGCTTTACGACCTGGTCGCCTATAACCAAAAACGCAACTGGGCCAACGGTCACGAAAACACCGACGGTGCTAGTGAGTGGCGCTGGAATTGCGGATGGGAAGGCGACGACAACGTTCCCATCGAGGTGATCGAACTTCGCAAACGACAAGTCAAGAACTTTATCGGCCTGTTGATGCTTTCCAACGGCACGCCGATGTTCCGAATGGGCGACGAGTTCTTGCAAACGCAACAGGGCAACAATAACCCCTACAACCAAGACAACGAAACGACCTGGCTGAATTGGGACCGACGGCAAGCAAACGAAGACGTTCATCGGTTTGTCAAGCAAATGATCGCGTTTCGCAAAAGCCACCCGTCGATCAGCCGTTCGCGATTTTGGCGAGACGAAATCACTTGGTATGGCAGCGGCCACCTTGTCGACATGTCTCACCATTCCCAGCAGCTCGCCTACTGTTTACATGGCCAATCTCAAAACGACGTTGATCTCTACGTGATGATCAACGCCGCTTCGTCCACAGCCACCTTTGGCATTCAAGCAGGCGCTCCCGGAACATGGCACCGAGTCATTGATACCGCGCGCCCCTCGCCCGAGGACATCACGTTCAGCTCAAGTCGCCCTCTCGAAGCCACCGCCTACGAGGTTGCGGGGCGAAGCATCGTCGTCCTGATGACTCGGCCAGAGTGAAGGTGTCGTTGAGCGGTGTTGGTTTAGTGCTAACGAACTCAATATCGATCATCTTTCGGCGGCTAATTGTCCGGACGACAATGGTAGTGGATCTCGTTAAAGATCCTTGCAGGCTGGGATCGTTGACAAGATCGACCACCAATGAAATGTTGATGACGAAGAGACTCCCAAACGCTGAGCAGTGAACGTTATGGACCGCGAAATTTGCTCGAGTCTCGGTCTTTGCCCAGGCAGCCTCGAATTCAGGCCGTCGACATTCACCAACAAAACATCAGGTCGTTCGGCCGGTGCCGGCTACTTCGGGTTTCGTGCCGCCTCTGGCAACGAGAAGTCCTTCAGCAATTGTGGCGGCCCGCTTAGCGATTGATCGTCGTTAACCTCTTTCATATGAGCATCGACCAAGTGCCGCAGTTCAGCCAGTTTGGTGGCTTGCGCGGGTGACGCGACCAAGTTGCTGGTTTCGAACGGATCGCTCTCGACGTCGTAGAGTTCCTCCGGCGGATTGGTGTGATAGTCGTGCAGAAAGGCCGCGGCATTGGGGTCCGTCGTAGCCGCATCGATGTACGATTGCCAGTGCTGGCCTGCATGCGCCCAGTGCTTGGGGTCACGCGGTGTTTCCTTGGCCCAGACGTCCGTATGAGTGGTATAGGCGAACTCAGGATGCAGGTTTCGGATGTATTTCCATTTGCCCGCGCGGACGCTGCGAATCGGGTAAACATTCTTTTCGTTGTCGCCTTTGTGCGTAGCGAAAATCACGTCGCGATGCTTGTCAGTTTCACCCAGCAGAACTTTCGCGAACGACCGTCCGTCGACGCCTTGAGGTGACGAACCACCGGCCAAGTCAATAAGTGTCGGTATCAGGTCGATCCAACTGACCATCGCATCAGTCGACGAACTCGGCTTTATCTTGCCTGGCCAAACGGCGATCAAAGGAGTGCGAATTCCCGTTTCGTAAAGCGACCATTTTGCGAACGGCCACGGCATGCCATGATCCGACGTGTAGACCACCAGCGTGTTATCTACGTCGAGATACTTGGCGACTAATCCTCGAGTTTCGCCGACTCGACGGTCGATGTCTTCGGCTCCTTCGACGTATCGCGTCATTTCTACGCGAGCTTCGGGCGTGTCAAATATCTTCGGAGGAATGACAACGTCTTCGGGAGCAATCCTGGCTTCTTCTTTGGGTGGCCATGCCGTGTGTGTGTCCGTCCAGCCAAGGAACAAGGCCAGTGGAGGTGCATCATCGCTGCGTTGCGCGAGGAAGGTTTCCACCTGATCCAATGTCATGGTTTCTTGCAGACCGCCACCACCGAGGATTTTTACACTCTGCGGAACATATTGACCAAAATGTTTCCGCCCGGAATGCCCGACCTTGCCGTGAAAAACGACCTCGTACCCTTGTGCGATGAGCGTGGGCAACAGTGAAACGACACCAGGTTTGAGTTCGAATTCGTGATTGCCAACAATGCCATTGCTGTAAGGCATTCGCCCGGTAAACAAAGCCGCACGGCTGGGGGCGCAAGCGGGCGAAGCGACATAAGCGTTGTCGAACCTGATGCCGTCGGCGGCAAGTTGTTGCAGGTTTGGCGTTTGAAATTCGGGCGATCCGTAAACCGACGAATGGTAAACGCCATGATCATCGGCAATCGTGATGACAAAGTTCGGTGGCTTGGCCCCGCAAACGATGGCATGGACCATCAAGCTGAAGATGATTAGCGAAAGGATCGATCGTCGAAGTGTGGCTAAGTTCATAGTGAGCGTGAGATCTTGTTTGCGAAGTGCTAGTTGCTAGTTTGGGTTTGTTGATCACAGTTCCCCTGCAATGATTGTGCAGCGGAGTGCGAGGCATCTTCAAGTACTTGGGTAAGCGTTTGGAGCTTAGTCGTTGGCCGCCGCCTTCGCGCGAATTGCACGTCGTCGCTTCTGTTTCTGCTTTGCGTTGTTACCAGCGGTGGTCTTGTCATTCGAAGGCGTTAGAGGTTTCCCCTCCATGTAGAAGTCGTAGTAATCGTGCCACGTCTTCGCCATGGGGCCGGTCGTTAGCCCGGGTGGGTCCAACGTTTCCGACCATGTTTTGAGCTTTTCACGCAGACGATCAGCGATGTCCGGATGGGTGGCCATCAAACTATGTTTCTCTTCGATGTCGGATTCGAGGTTGTACAGATACTCGCGATCTCCACCGCGCAACAACTTCCAATCACCTTCACGAATCGCAGACTGAGCGATCCAACGCCACATAAGAGCGTCGTGCGGAGCCGAATTGTCTTGACCGGTGAGAAACGGAATCAGGTTTACGCCGTCGAGCTCATCGAGCTTACCGGGCTCACCGGGCTCGACGTCGATTTTGGCAAGTGATGCTGCGGTTGCTGCGACGTCCAAGGCGCTGATCGGGTGATCATAGATCTGGCCTGCGGGAATAGTCCCTGGCCATGAAACCACGAACGGAACGTGCATGCCACCTTCGGACAACATGCCTTTTTCGCCATTGAGTGGATCGTTCAGCGAACCATCCCAGCCTGGACCACCGCCGGGAGCGTCTCGTTTGTGAATTTTCAATGGAGCCCCATTGTCGCCGATATAGAAAATTAGCGTTTTCTGTGTCAGATTGTGTTTTGCGAGTGTGCTTACGATCCGGCCCACGCCGTCATCAACGGCCGAAAGCATGGCGAGCGCTTGGCGGCGGCGTTCAGGCATCGCATCGGGAAACCGATCGAGATACTTTTTCCGTGCGTCCAAGGGAACATGAGGAGCTCGGTAGGCCACGTACAAAAAGAATGGGTCGTCTTTGTACCGATCGATGATGGAAACTGCCGCTTGGCTGCAACCATCAATGTGATAGAGCCTGGTCTGCATCGTACCCATCGGACGATCTTGTCCATCGAGCTTGATATTGGCCGCGAATGGTCCACCGCTGTTTTGAGCATAGACATGCTTGAATCCGTGATCGGTGATACGTATCCCAGGGCCAAGGTGCCACTTTCCAAATTGCGCCGTGACATATCCGGCGGCTTGAAGTCGTTCGGCGATCGTTAATTCTTCATCGAAACCCTTAAGCGAATATCCATTGGCTTCAGCTCCGAACTTGGATTGGAACTTTCCGACCAGCAATCCCGCTCGTGATGGAATGCACTGTGGCGCGGTGCTATATCCATGCCGGGCCAACACGCCACTTTTCGCTAACGCATCCACGTTTGGAGTTTGCACATCACCAACTACGCCCTGGCACGAAAGGTCTGCGTGTCCGTGGTCATCGGTATAGAACACGATCACGTTGGGTCGATCGTCGGCGATCGCAGTTACTGTTAATAGCAACGATGGCACAATAGCGAACATGATTGGGAGCTTCATGATTGGCACTTGGGCGATTCCGATGGCGTGGTTCGATGATTTCTGTAGGCGTTGAATACTCTGTGCAAACTAATAGGTTCGATCGCATCGGCGCGTCAGTGGAAACTCCTTCGGTTGTACGCAACGCTAGCGAAGAACGTGTGCTGAGTCAGAGTTTCCAGCGGTAAACCTCTTGCCCATCGCCGGTGGTCAGCCGAATGTTGGTGAGTGAGATTCGTCCTGGGCCGGTGGCGGGATCGATGCGGACGGCAAGCACAGCGTTGTCGACCGCCCATTCCACGTTGTACTCATGCGGCGTTCCGTCATGAGCGACGTCGAATTGCGTGCAACGCTCGCGGTTGAAGGCGGGGGACAAGCCTCTTTCTTGCCAAAACACGTGTCCCGCGCCGCGGGCATTAGAACTCATCCTAAATTTCAGCACGAGTTTGTTGTCCGTAACAGCGGAAGGAAGCTTGTAGCTGATGTAGGGATCGCCGCCGCCGCTTGTTATGTCCAGTGAACCGTCTTTCATTGCCAATTGGCACGTGCCGCCAGGCAGCCAACCCGCGATGGGTTCTTGCGGTTTCAATGACTGCTGGTTGCGAGCCTTTCGTTTAGCTTTCTTATCGGTGTTTCCGGTTGCTTTTAAGTGAGCATTGCCGATCATTTCAGGACGATACTTTCCAGGATCGAACTTTGGGTTGGGCAAGGGGGCGATGGCGTCAGTATTGTCCAGAAACTCGTCAATCATCTGGTCGAGTTCACGCACTCGTTCGGGCTGGATCGATGCAAGATCGACGTTCTCGCCCAGGTCGTCTTCGAGGTTGAACAATCGATAAGCATGCTGACCGTCATCGCCGCCATGAAAAATGCGAATCAGTTTCCATTCGCCAGCGT from Rubripirellula amarantea encodes:
- a CDS encoding histidine phosphatase family protein is translated as MTLRIYLMRHGETEWSLSGKHTGRVDIPLTDNGEQEASRLGQRLATTKFDHVLVSPLRRARQTCELAGCDEHAEIEPHLVEWANGDYEGRTHADVFKQRPGWNLFVDGCPNGESPDDISARADELIERLISLDGNVALFSHSHFGRVLGVRWIGLPVQAGQHFILDTASISVLCFQHAREDEYGRDPAIESWNG
- a CDS encoding plasma-membrane proton-efflux P-type ATPase; its protein translation is MNAINENENAILGLTQAEANRRLGQFGPNELPEATTSVLLKLLSYFWGPIPWMIEIAAILSLVVQHWADFAIISVLLIVNAAVGFWEEFQAGNAVAALKSQLALQARVKRDGRWTTLAARELVPGDCIRLRLGDIVPADADLLASGLANADLTDTDLTSTDLTRTDLTRTDLTRTDSGQDCSVDVDQSALTGESLPVTRKPGETVYSGSIIKQGEIDAIVRATGAETYFGKTAQLVQSAHTTSHFQKAVLRIGNFLIAIAVIMVAFILMVALFRGDPITETLQFALVLTVAAIPVAMPTVLSVTMAVGAKTLARGQAIVSRLASIEELAGMDVLCSDKTGTLTQNRLTLGEPFLMDGITKDEILLAACLASRVENKDPIDSAILEGCGDVPIDFYQVRQFRPFDPVHKRTEAAVQAKDGGRFKTSKGAPQVILNLVSNVDAIRQPVQAAIDNFASRGFRALGVAQYDDVNGWRFLGVLPLSDPPRDDSKSTIAAARQMGCTVKMVTGDQLAIGREVATQLDMGSNLIDAEIFQETSYSESAQVDDMIENADGFAQVFPEHKFHIVDVLQKHGHIVGMTGDGVNDAPALKKADCGIAVSGATDAARAAADIVLMAPGLSVVIDAIEEARKIFQRMNSYAIYRIAETIRVLVFMTLSILVFNFYPVTAVMIVLLALLNDGAILSIAYDRVRCSDKPEHWDMRSVLGVSSVLGLAGVAASFGLFYLAERVYQVDRETIQSLMYLKLSVAGHLTVFATRTRGPFWSIRPAKVLFIAVVGTQVIATLIAVYGILMAPIGWKVAALIWCYALACFLVNDQLKLIAYRMFGSPQSTTNS
- a CDS encoding glycogen debranching protein, with amino-acid sequence MKTWSQSEGTPYPLGAFWVAEDQAYNFSIYSRHAEVVHLLLYSEQDTTHPMLEVALDYLTNKSGPVWHCRVDQSDAAGAAYYGYRIDGPAPQGRYDWHCFDFEKILLDPCARSVHFPESFSRAAACRPGSNAGQAPLGVLPTQLCEVDWKDDKQPRHDSDLVIYELHVKGFTQHPSSGVPELHRGTFLGVVDKIPYLVDLGITAVELMPVFQFDPDDDNYWGYMPMNFYSPHHAYATNPFACDVQAEFCTMVRELHAAGIEVILDVVYNHTCEGDHTGPTYSFKGIDSSSAYIMTGNAAAPFANYSGTGNTMHTANRAVRRHIVDSLRFWDSEMHIDGFRFDLASIFTRNSDGSINLDDPPIVSEIGTNADLTNNRLIAEPWDAGGEFQLGQKFPGQRWMQWNAHYRDTLQRFVRGDKGFIPELMTRLYGSADLFPDDRYHALQPPLSINYITSHDGSTLYDLVAYNQKRNWANGHENTDGASEWRWNCGWEGDDNVPIEVIELRKRQVKNFIGLLMLSNGTPMFRMGDEFLQTQQGNNNPYNQDNETTWLNWDRRQANEDVHRFVKQMIAFRKSHPSISRSRFWRDEITWYGSGHLVDMSHHSQQLAYCLHGQSQNDVDLYVMINAASSTATFGIQAGAPGTWHRVIDTARPSPEDITFSSSRPLEATAYEVAGRSIVVLMTRPE
- a CDS encoding sulfatase family protein, with translation MNLATLRRSILSLIIFSLMVHAIVCGAKPPNFVITIADDHGVYHSSVYGSPEFQTPNLQQLAADGIRFDNAYVASPACAPSRAALFTGRMPYSNGIVGNHEFELKPGVVSLLPTLIAQGYEVVFHGKVGHSGRKHFGQYVPQSVKILGGGGLQETMTLDQVETFLAQRSDDAPPLALFLGWTDTHTAWPPKEEARIAPEDVVIPPKIFDTPEARVEMTRYVEGAEDIDRRVGETRGLVAKYLDVDNTLVVYTSDHGMPWPFAKWSLYETGIRTPLIAVWPGKIKPSSSTDAMVSWIDLIPTLIDLAGGSSPQGVDGRSFAKVLLGETDKHRDVIFATHKGDNEKNVYPIRSVRAGKWKYIRNLHPEFAYTTHTDVWAKETPRDPKHWAHAGQHWQSYIDAATTDPNAAAFLHDYHTNPPEELYDVESDPFETSNLVASPAQATKLAELRHLVDAHMKEVNDDQSLSGPPQLLKDFSLPEAARNPK
- a CDS encoding sulfatase family protein, with translation MKLPIMFAIVPSLLLTVTAIADDRPNVIVFYTDDHGHADLSCQGVVGDVQTPNVDALAKSGVLARHGYSTAPQCIPSRAGLLVGKFQSKFGAEANGYSLKGFDEELTIAERLQAAGYVTAQFGKWHLGPGIRITDHGFKHVYAQNSGGPFAANIKLDGQDRPMGTMQTRLYHIDGCSQAAVSIIDRYKDDPFFLYVAYRAPHVPLDARKKYLDRFPDAMPERRRQALAMLSAVDDGVGRIVSTLAKHNLTQKTLIFYIGDNGAPLKIHKRDAPGGGPGWDGSLNDPLNGEKGMLSEGGMHVPFVVSWPGTIPAGQIYDHPISALDVAATAASLAKIDVEPGEPGKLDELDGVNLIPFLTGQDNSAPHDALMWRWIAQSAIREGDWKLLRGGDREYLYNLESDIEEKHSLMATHPDIADRLREKLKTWSETLDPPGLTTGPMAKTWHDYYDFYMEGKPLTPSNDKTTAGNNAKQKQKRRRAIRAKAAAND